A genomic window from Camelina sativa cultivar DH55 chromosome 2, Cs, whole genome shotgun sequence includes:
- the LOC104747154 gene encoding DNA mismatch repair protein PMS1 isoform X1, with product MQGDSSPSPSPATTSSPLIRPINRNVVHRICSGQVILDLSSAVKELVENSLDAGATSIEINLRDYGEDYFQVIDNGCGISPTNFKVLALKHHTSKLEDFTDLLSLTTYGFRGEALSSLCALGNLTVETRTKNEPVATLLTFDHSGLLTDEKKTARQIGTTVTVRKLFSNLPVRSKEFKRNIRKEYGKLVSLLNAYALIAKGVRFVCSNTTGKTPKSVVLNTQGRGSLKDNIITVFGMSTFTSLQPVSISISDDCRVEGFLSKPGQGTGRNLADRQYFFINGRPVDMPKVSKLVNELYKDTSSRKYPVAILDFIVPGGACDLNVTPDKRKVFFSDETSVIGSLREGLNEIYSSSNASYTVNRFEENSEQPDKAGVSSLQEKSNLLPKGIVLDVSSKTRQGEVNGKEISFSRDAEIDNSSTMEKFKFDIKAQGPKKGEGSLSVHGESLAVGHLDKTTSKDLPHSNVSEKVTDASKHLSSRSSFAQSTLNTFVTVGKRKHENISTMLSEAPVLRNQPSSCRVEKSRFEVRALAARCLMEGDHVDGMVPSKEDKMPNQIDSESENRTSPGIDTDKVERHEREHEKSLCFEEPTSDKTLSKGDMERILEENPRCSQPLRSVATVLDSPAQSTGPKMFSTLEFSFHNLRKRRLERLSRLQSTGYVSKCMNTPQPKKCFAAATLELSQPDDEERKARALAAATSELERLFRKEDFRRMQVLGQFNLGFIIAKLERDLFIVDQHAADEKFNFEHLARSTVLNQQPLLQPLNLELSPEEEVTVLMHMDIIR from the exons atGCAAGGAGATTCGTCGCCGTCTCCGTCTCCGGCGACTACGAGCTCTCCGTTAATAAGACCGATAAACAGAAACGTAGTTCACAGAATCTGCTCCGGTCAAGTCATTTTAGACCTCTCCTCAGCTGTCAAGGAGCTTGTGGAGAACAGTCTCGACGCCGGAGCCACCAGTATAGAGATCAACCTCCGAGACTACGGCGAAGACTACTTTCAGGTCATCGACAACGGTTGTGGCATTTCCCCAACCAATTTCAAG GTTCTTGCACTTAAGCACCATACTTCTAAACTGGAGGATTTCACAGATCTTCTGAGTTTGACTACTTATGGTTTTAGAGGAGAAGCCTTGAGCTCTCTCTGTGCATTAGGGAATCTCACGGtggaaacaagaacaaagaatgAGCCTGTTGCTACGCTTCTGACGTTTGATCATTCTGGTTTGCTGACTGATGAAAAGAAGACTGCTCGCCAAATCGGTACTACTGTCACTGTGAGGAAGCTGTTTTCTAATTTACCTGTACGAAGCAAAGAGTTTAAGCGCAATATACGCAAAGAGTATGGAAAGCTTGTATCTTTATTGAAC GCATATGCACTTATTGCGAAAGGAGTGCGGTTTGTCTGCTCTAACACGACTGGGAAAACCCCAAAGTCTGTTGTGCTGAACACACAAGGGAGGGGTTCACTTAAAGACAATATCATAACAGTATTTGGCATGAGCACCTTTACAAGTCTACAGCCTGTAAGTATATCTATATCAGATGATTGTAGAGTTGAAGGGTTTCTTTCCAAGCCCGGACAGGGTACTGGACGCAATTTGGCAGATCGACAGTATTTCTTCATTAATGGTCGGCCTGTAGATATGCCGAAAGTCAGCAAATTGGTGAATGAGTTATACAAAGATACAAGTTCTCGAAAATATCCAGTTGCCATTCTGGATTTTATTGTGCCAGGTGGAGCATGTGATTTGAATGTCACGCCCGATAAAAGAAAGGTGTTCTTCTCTGATGAGACTTCTGTTATCGGTTCTCTCAGGGAAGGTCTGAACGAGATATATTCTTCTAGTAATGCGTCTTATACTGTAAATAGGTTCGAGGAGAATTCCGAGCAACCAGATAAGGCTGGAGTTTCATCTCTTCAGGAGAAATCAAATCTCCTGCCCAAAGGGATTGTTCTGGATGTCAGCTCTAAAACCAGACAGGGGGAAGTTAATGGAAAGGAAATTTCTTTCTCAAGGGATGCTGAGATTGATAATAGTTCGACTATGGAGAAGTTTAAATTTGACATTAAGGCACAGGGGCCTAAGAAAGGGGAAGGTTCTTTATCAGTCCATGGTGAGTCCCTCGCTGTAGGTCACCTTGACAAGACAACGAGCAAAGATTTGCCTCACTCTAATGTCAGTGAGAAAGTTACTGATGCAAGTAAACACTTAAGCAGTCGCTCTAGCTTTGCCCAGTCAACTTTGAATACTTTTGTTACTGTGGGGAAAAGAAAACATGAGAACATAAGCACCATGCTCTCTGAAGCACCTGTACTCAGAAACCAACCTTCTAGTTGTCGTGTGGAGAAAAGCAGATTTGAAGTTCGTGCGTTAGCTGCAAGATGTCTGATGGAAGGTGATCACGTTGATGGTATGGTCCCCTCAAAGGAAGATAAGATGCCAAACCAAATAGATTCTGAATCTGAAAATCGGACGTCTCCTGGAATCGATACTGATAAAGTTGAAAGACATGAAAGA GAACATGAAAAATCATTATGTTTTGAAGAACCAACATCAGATAAAACACTCTCCAAGGGGGATATGGAAAGGATTTTGGAGGAAAATCCACGTTGCAGTCAGCCACTGCGATCTGTTGCAACAGTACTGGACTCCCCAGCTCAGTCAACCGGTCCAAAAATGTTTTCCACATTAGAATTTAGTTTTCATAACCTCAGGAAGAGGAGGTTAGAAAGGCTGTCGAGATTACAGTCCACAGGTTATGTATCTAAATGCATGAACACGCCTCAGCCTAAAAA GTGTTTTGCCGCTGCAACATTAGAGTTATCTCAACCGGATGATGAAGAGCGAAAAGCAAGGGCTTTAGCTGCAGCCACTTCTGAGCTGGAAAGGCTATTTCGAAAAGAAGATTTCAGGAGAATGCAG GTACTCGGGCAATTCAATCTTGGGTTCATCATTGCGAAATTGGAGCGAGATCTGTTCATCGTGGATCAG CATGCAGCTGATGAGAAATTCAACTTCGAACATTTAGCAAGGTCAACTGTCCTGAACCAGCAACCCTTACTCCA GCCTTTGAACTTGGAGCTCTCTCCAGAGGAAGAAGTTACAGTTTTAATGCACATGGATATCATCAGGTGA
- the LOC104747154 gene encoding DNA mismatch repair protein PMS1 isoform X3, translating to MQGDSSPSPSPATTSSPLIRPINRNVVHRICSGQVILDLSSAVKELVENSLDAGATSIEINLRDYGEDYFQVIDNGCGISPTNFKVLALKHHTSKLEDFTDLLSLTTYGFRGEALSSLCALGNLTVETRTKNEPVATLLTFDHSGLLTDEKKTARQIGTTVTVRKLFSNLPVRSKEFKRNIRKEYGKLVSLLNAYALIAKGVRFVCSNTTGKTPKSVVLNTQGRGSLKDNIITVFGMSTFTSLQPVSISISDDCRVEGFLSKPGQGTGRNLADRQYFFINGRPVDMPKVSKLVNELYKDTSSRKYPVAILDFIVPGGACDLNVTPDKRKVFFSDETSVIGSLREGLNEIYSSSNASYTVNRFEENSEQPDKAGVSSLQEKSNLLPKGIVLDVSSKTRQGEVNGKEISFSRDAEIDNSSTMEKFKFDIKAQGPKKGEGSLSVHGESLAVGHLDKTTSKDLPHSNVSEKVTDASKHLSSRSSFAQSTLNTFVTVGKRKHENISTMLSEAPVLRNQPSSCRVEKSRFEVRALAARCLMEGDHVDGMVPSKEDKMPNQIDSESENRTSPGIDTDKVERHEREHEKSLCFEEPTSDKTLSKGDMERILEENPRCSQPLRSVATVLDSPAQSTGPKMFSTLEFSFHNLRKRRLERLSRLQSTGYVSKCMNTPQPKKCFAAATLELSQPDDEERKARALAAATSELERLFRKEDFRRMQVLGQFNLGFIIAKLERDLFIVDQLMRNSTSNI from the exons atGCAAGGAGATTCGTCGCCGTCTCCGTCTCCGGCGACTACGAGCTCTCCGTTAATAAGACCGATAAACAGAAACGTAGTTCACAGAATCTGCTCCGGTCAAGTCATTTTAGACCTCTCCTCAGCTGTCAAGGAGCTTGTGGAGAACAGTCTCGACGCCGGAGCCACCAGTATAGAGATCAACCTCCGAGACTACGGCGAAGACTACTTTCAGGTCATCGACAACGGTTGTGGCATTTCCCCAACCAATTTCAAG GTTCTTGCACTTAAGCACCATACTTCTAAACTGGAGGATTTCACAGATCTTCTGAGTTTGACTACTTATGGTTTTAGAGGAGAAGCCTTGAGCTCTCTCTGTGCATTAGGGAATCTCACGGtggaaacaagaacaaagaatgAGCCTGTTGCTACGCTTCTGACGTTTGATCATTCTGGTTTGCTGACTGATGAAAAGAAGACTGCTCGCCAAATCGGTACTACTGTCACTGTGAGGAAGCTGTTTTCTAATTTACCTGTACGAAGCAAAGAGTTTAAGCGCAATATACGCAAAGAGTATGGAAAGCTTGTATCTTTATTGAAC GCATATGCACTTATTGCGAAAGGAGTGCGGTTTGTCTGCTCTAACACGACTGGGAAAACCCCAAAGTCTGTTGTGCTGAACACACAAGGGAGGGGTTCACTTAAAGACAATATCATAACAGTATTTGGCATGAGCACCTTTACAAGTCTACAGCCTGTAAGTATATCTATATCAGATGATTGTAGAGTTGAAGGGTTTCTTTCCAAGCCCGGACAGGGTACTGGACGCAATTTGGCAGATCGACAGTATTTCTTCATTAATGGTCGGCCTGTAGATATGCCGAAAGTCAGCAAATTGGTGAATGAGTTATACAAAGATACAAGTTCTCGAAAATATCCAGTTGCCATTCTGGATTTTATTGTGCCAGGTGGAGCATGTGATTTGAATGTCACGCCCGATAAAAGAAAGGTGTTCTTCTCTGATGAGACTTCTGTTATCGGTTCTCTCAGGGAAGGTCTGAACGAGATATATTCTTCTAGTAATGCGTCTTATACTGTAAATAGGTTCGAGGAGAATTCCGAGCAACCAGATAAGGCTGGAGTTTCATCTCTTCAGGAGAAATCAAATCTCCTGCCCAAAGGGATTGTTCTGGATGTCAGCTCTAAAACCAGACAGGGGGAAGTTAATGGAAAGGAAATTTCTTTCTCAAGGGATGCTGAGATTGATAATAGTTCGACTATGGAGAAGTTTAAATTTGACATTAAGGCACAGGGGCCTAAGAAAGGGGAAGGTTCTTTATCAGTCCATGGTGAGTCCCTCGCTGTAGGTCACCTTGACAAGACAACGAGCAAAGATTTGCCTCACTCTAATGTCAGTGAGAAAGTTACTGATGCAAGTAAACACTTAAGCAGTCGCTCTAGCTTTGCCCAGTCAACTTTGAATACTTTTGTTACTGTGGGGAAAAGAAAACATGAGAACATAAGCACCATGCTCTCTGAAGCACCTGTACTCAGAAACCAACCTTCTAGTTGTCGTGTGGAGAAAAGCAGATTTGAAGTTCGTGCGTTAGCTGCAAGATGTCTGATGGAAGGTGATCACGTTGATGGTATGGTCCCCTCAAAGGAAGATAAGATGCCAAACCAAATAGATTCTGAATCTGAAAATCGGACGTCTCCTGGAATCGATACTGATAAAGTTGAAAGACATGAAAGA GAACATGAAAAATCATTATGTTTTGAAGAACCAACATCAGATAAAACACTCTCCAAGGGGGATATGGAAAGGATTTTGGAGGAAAATCCACGTTGCAGTCAGCCACTGCGATCTGTTGCAACAGTACTGGACTCCCCAGCTCAGTCAACCGGTCCAAAAATGTTTTCCACATTAGAATTTAGTTTTCATAACCTCAGGAAGAGGAGGTTAGAAAGGCTGTCGAGATTACAGTCCACAGGTTATGTATCTAAATGCATGAACACGCCTCAGCCTAAAAA GTGTTTTGCCGCTGCAACATTAGAGTTATCTCAACCGGATGATGAAGAGCGAAAAGCAAGGGCTTTAGCTGCAGCCACTTCTGAGCTGGAAAGGCTATTTCGAAAAGAAGATTTCAGGAGAATGCAG GTACTCGGGCAATTCAATCTTGGGTTCATCATTGCGAAATTGGAGCGAGATCTGTTCATCGTGGATCAG CTGATGAGAAATTCAACTTCGAACATTTAG
- the LOC104747154 gene encoding DNA mismatch repair protein PMS1 isoform X2 — MQGDSSPSPSPATTSSPLIRPINRNVVHRICSGQVILDLSSAVKELVENSLDAGATSIEINLRDYGEDYFQVIDNGCGISPTNFKVLALKHHTSKLEDFTDLLSLTTYGFRGEALSSLCALGNLTVETRTKNEPVATLLTFDHSGLLTDEKKTARQIGTTVTVRKLFSNLPVRSKEFKRNIRKEYGKLVSLLNAYALIAKGVRFVCSNTTGKTPKSVVLNTQGRGSLKDNIITVFGMSTFTSLQPVSISISDDCRVEGFLSKPGQGTGRNLADRQYFFINGRPVDMPKVSKLVNELYKDTSSRKYPVAILDFIVPGGACDLNVTPDKRKVFFSDETSVIGSLREGLNEIYSSSNASYTVNRFEENSEQPDKAGVSSLQEKSNLLPKGIVLDVSSKTRQGEVNGKEISFSRDAEIDNSSTMEKFKFDIKAQGPKKGEGSLSVHGESLAVGHLDKTTSKDLPHSNVSEKVTDASKHLSSRSSFAQSTLNTFVTVGKRKHENISTMLSEAPVLRNQPSSCRVEKSRFEVRALAARCLMEGDHVDGMVPSKEDKMPNQIDSESENRTSPGIDTDKVERHEREHEKSLCFEEPTSDKTLSKGDMERILEENPRCSQPLRSVATVLDSPAQSTGPKMFSTLEFSFHNLRKRRLERLSRLQSTGYVSKCMNTPQPKKCFAAATLELSQPDDEERKARALAAATSELERLFRKEDFRRMQVLGQFNLGFIIAKLERDLFIVDQWKFPSFQSFFPNLKFESME; from the exons atGCAAGGAGATTCGTCGCCGTCTCCGTCTCCGGCGACTACGAGCTCTCCGTTAATAAGACCGATAAACAGAAACGTAGTTCACAGAATCTGCTCCGGTCAAGTCATTTTAGACCTCTCCTCAGCTGTCAAGGAGCTTGTGGAGAACAGTCTCGACGCCGGAGCCACCAGTATAGAGATCAACCTCCGAGACTACGGCGAAGACTACTTTCAGGTCATCGACAACGGTTGTGGCATTTCCCCAACCAATTTCAAG GTTCTTGCACTTAAGCACCATACTTCTAAACTGGAGGATTTCACAGATCTTCTGAGTTTGACTACTTATGGTTTTAGAGGAGAAGCCTTGAGCTCTCTCTGTGCATTAGGGAATCTCACGGtggaaacaagaacaaagaatgAGCCTGTTGCTACGCTTCTGACGTTTGATCATTCTGGTTTGCTGACTGATGAAAAGAAGACTGCTCGCCAAATCGGTACTACTGTCACTGTGAGGAAGCTGTTTTCTAATTTACCTGTACGAAGCAAAGAGTTTAAGCGCAATATACGCAAAGAGTATGGAAAGCTTGTATCTTTATTGAAC GCATATGCACTTATTGCGAAAGGAGTGCGGTTTGTCTGCTCTAACACGACTGGGAAAACCCCAAAGTCTGTTGTGCTGAACACACAAGGGAGGGGTTCACTTAAAGACAATATCATAACAGTATTTGGCATGAGCACCTTTACAAGTCTACAGCCTGTAAGTATATCTATATCAGATGATTGTAGAGTTGAAGGGTTTCTTTCCAAGCCCGGACAGGGTACTGGACGCAATTTGGCAGATCGACAGTATTTCTTCATTAATGGTCGGCCTGTAGATATGCCGAAAGTCAGCAAATTGGTGAATGAGTTATACAAAGATACAAGTTCTCGAAAATATCCAGTTGCCATTCTGGATTTTATTGTGCCAGGTGGAGCATGTGATTTGAATGTCACGCCCGATAAAAGAAAGGTGTTCTTCTCTGATGAGACTTCTGTTATCGGTTCTCTCAGGGAAGGTCTGAACGAGATATATTCTTCTAGTAATGCGTCTTATACTGTAAATAGGTTCGAGGAGAATTCCGAGCAACCAGATAAGGCTGGAGTTTCATCTCTTCAGGAGAAATCAAATCTCCTGCCCAAAGGGATTGTTCTGGATGTCAGCTCTAAAACCAGACAGGGGGAAGTTAATGGAAAGGAAATTTCTTTCTCAAGGGATGCTGAGATTGATAATAGTTCGACTATGGAGAAGTTTAAATTTGACATTAAGGCACAGGGGCCTAAGAAAGGGGAAGGTTCTTTATCAGTCCATGGTGAGTCCCTCGCTGTAGGTCACCTTGACAAGACAACGAGCAAAGATTTGCCTCACTCTAATGTCAGTGAGAAAGTTACTGATGCAAGTAAACACTTAAGCAGTCGCTCTAGCTTTGCCCAGTCAACTTTGAATACTTTTGTTACTGTGGGGAAAAGAAAACATGAGAACATAAGCACCATGCTCTCTGAAGCACCTGTACTCAGAAACCAACCTTCTAGTTGTCGTGTGGAGAAAAGCAGATTTGAAGTTCGTGCGTTAGCTGCAAGATGTCTGATGGAAGGTGATCACGTTGATGGTATGGTCCCCTCAAAGGAAGATAAGATGCCAAACCAAATAGATTCTGAATCTGAAAATCGGACGTCTCCTGGAATCGATACTGATAAAGTTGAAAGACATGAAAGA GAACATGAAAAATCATTATGTTTTGAAGAACCAACATCAGATAAAACACTCTCCAAGGGGGATATGGAAAGGATTTTGGAGGAAAATCCACGTTGCAGTCAGCCACTGCGATCTGTTGCAACAGTACTGGACTCCCCAGCTCAGTCAACCGGTCCAAAAATGTTTTCCACATTAGAATTTAGTTTTCATAACCTCAGGAAGAGGAGGTTAGAAAGGCTGTCGAGATTACAGTCCACAGGTTATGTATCTAAATGCATGAACACGCCTCAGCCTAAAAA GTGTTTTGCCGCTGCAACATTAGAGTTATCTCAACCGGATGATGAAGAGCGAAAAGCAAGGGCTTTAGCTGCAGCCACTTCTGAGCTGGAAAGGCTATTTCGAAAAGAAGATTTCAGGAGAATGCAG GTACTCGGGCAATTCAATCTTGGGTTCATCATTGCGAAATTGGAGCGAGATCTGTTCATCGTGGATCAG TGGAAGTTTCCATCATTTCAGAGTTTCTTCCCTAATCTAAAATTTGAATCAATGGAGTAG
- the LOC104714151 gene encoding uncharacterized protein LOC104714151, producing MAIKRKHQAVTVVAPSSRKVRKTDKLTSKILKVAYEQQRELVDEEIAKTIPMSSFFKEAVNGLEDFIDDDEQSQEFQTQLDYQDMTSTEEEDNLFDALFSQDGASIAKRLSNAITCIKKREDKASVAEKTTSMPMPMPEDKDDAKICFLITYFSYLFRVEASASVPTSMSMSEVSDR from the exons ATGGCGATTAAACGGAAACATCAAGCTGTTACCGTCGTTGCTCCATCCTCGAGGAAGGTTCGCAAAACCGATAAG CTAACGTCGAAGATACTGAAGGTAGCCTATGAGCAGCAAAGGGAGTTAGTTGATGAAGAAATCGCAAAGACAATCCCAATGAGTTCCTTTTTCAAGGAGGCAGTTAATGGGTTGGAAGattttattgatgatgatgagcaatCTCAAGAGTTTCAGACCCAACTTGATTACCAA GATATGACCAGTactgaggaagaagacaatTTATTTGATGCATTGTTTTCCCAGGATGGAGCTTCAATAGCTAAACGTCTCTCTAATGCTATTACTTGTATCAAGAAGCGTGAAGATAAAG CTTCTGTTGCAGAAAAAACTACTTCCATGCCCATGCCCATGCCTGAAGATAAAGATGATGCtaaaatatgtttcttgatTACCTATTTTAGTTATCTTTTCCGTGTTGAAGCTTCAGCTTCTGTTCCTACTTCCATGTCCATGTCTGAAGTCTCTGACCGT